The Persephonella sp. nucleotide sequence ATTAAGCCTTACAAAGGGAAATACCCCAAAATCCATCCTACAGCATTTATAGCAGAAAATGCCGTTATCATAGGAGATGTTGAGATAGGAGAAGACTGCTCAATATGGTATAACGTCGTTATAAGAGGAGACGTCAACTACATAAGAATAGGAGACAGAACGAACATTCAGGATGGAACGATAATACATGTTGACCACAAAAAGTATCCAACAATAATAGGAAAAGAGGTTACGGTAGGGCATAATGTTATGCTCCACGCCTGCACAATAGAAGACAGGTGCCTTATTGGAATGTCTGCAACTGTTATGGACGGTGTTGTTGTCGGAAAAGAAAGCATTGTAGGTGCAGGAGCCCTTGTTACTCCCGGCAAAAAAATTCAGCCCCGTTCCCTCTGGACAGGTTCACCGGCAAAGTTCAAAAGAGAGCTAACAGAAGAAGAAATAAAATGGCTTGAAAAGTCTTACCAGAACTACATAAGGTATAAAAATTCTTACATTGATGAGTTATAATATTTCTCCCTGAAAACAAAAATGAGGTTAGAAAATGACCAAAGCAG carries:
- a CDS encoding gamma carbonic anhydrase family protein is translated as MAIIKPYKGKYPKIHPTAFIAENAVIIGDVEIGEDCSIWYNVVIRGDVNYIRIGDRTNIQDGTIIHVDHKKYPTIIGKEVTVGHNVMLHACTIEDRCLIGMSATVMDGVVVGKESIVGAGALVTPGKKIQPRSLWTGSPAKFKRELTEEEIKWLEKSYQNYIRYKNSYIDEL